TCGGGCAGAGCGCCGCGTTCGGCCAGCCACGCCGCAAGGGTCGCATTGGCGGCACCGGAGGCGGCATCCTCGAACTGCGCCGGCGCACCGACGAAGGCGCGCACCGCGTAGTAATAGACCGGGTCGTCGCTGCGCGCGTAGACGAACAGGCCCATGCTCTCGGTGGCATTGGCCAGTTCGACGATGGCGTTCCAGTTCGGCTGCGCATTGCGCAGTTCGGTTTCGTTGGCGAGTTCGGCCAGCCACCAGCGGCGGCCACCGTCCATCAGCACCGGCGGCAAGGTGCCCAGCTGCAGTCCGGCCAGGGCATCGCGCAGGCGCGGATCATCGGGCGTGGCGATCTCCTGCACCCGCGCGCGCGGCGTGCGCACGGCGATGGTGCGTTCGCTGCCTTCGCCGACGACTTTCAGCGGCAGCTTGCCGGCGATCCCGTCCTGCACCAGCAAGCCGTCGCGCGGCGCGGCCAGCCCGGCATCAAGCAACGCATGCGCGGTGCCGACGCTGGGATGACCGGCGAACGGCACCTCGCGGCGTGGGCTGAAGATGCGGATGCGATGGGTCGCATCGTCGGAGACCGGTGGCAACACGAAGGTGGTTTCCGGCAGGCGCGTCCATTTGGCGATGGCCTGCATCTGCGCATCGTCCAGGCCTTCGGCATCCAGCACGACCGCCAGCGGATTGCCGGCGCCGGCGCGCGAGGCGAACACATCGAGTTGCACGTAACGACGCTGTGACATGGGGATGCCGCGGGAGTGGGGCGCGCAGCTTACCAATCGAGCGTGCCGGCGATGACCTGCTGTACCTCGCCGCCGATCCAGACATCGCCCTCGGCATCGACCTGCAGTGCCACCCGGCCGTCGCGGCCGAGTTCGCGGCCCTGGCTGGCGACATAGCGGCCATCCTGCCCGGGCAACCGGCCCTCGCGATGCAGGCGTGCCGCGATCAGCGCATTGGCGCTGCCGGTGACCGGGTCTTCGGGGACGTTCACTGCGTCGCCCGGGCAGAACGCGCGCACCGCAAGCTCATGTTCGGACGCTGTTTCGAATGCAAACAGCGCGACGCCGGTAGCCGAAGTCGCGTCCGTCCAGTCGGCAATCGCGCCGAAATCCGGCTTCAAGCTGCGTAACTGTTCCGCGGAAGCGGCTTCGACCAGCCACCAGGATGGGCCGTTGTTCCACAGTTCGACGGCGTGGCCGGCCTGCGCGATCGCGGCCAGTTCCGCAGGCAGTGTTCCCGGCGACGCATCGAGCAGGCGCCCGCGCGGGCTGCGCAAGCGGATCCCCGGTCGCAACGGATCGCCGTGGACTTCGGCCGGCAGCAGGCCGGCGGCGCATTGCTGGACCAGGCGGCCGTCGCGCGGCGTGGCCAGTCCGTGGGTGGTCGCCAGCCACGCCGCGCCGACGCTGGGATGGCCGGCGAACGGCAGCTCGCTGCCGGGGGTGAAGATGCGGATCCGGTAGTCGGCGCCGGCATCGGGCGGCAGGAAGAAGACCGTTTCCGAGAGGTTGAGCCACGCGGCGATGGCCTGCATCGAGGCGGTGTCGAGGCCCTCGGCATCGAGCACGGCGCCGAGCGGATTGCCGGTGCCGGGCCGGGAGGCGAACACATCCAGTTGCACATAACGTCTTGGCATTGCGATGGCGCCCGGCACAGCCCACGGGGCCGCTAGAATGCACCACGGCCCGCACGCGGGCATCCCCCACCTCATTCCGAAAGGGCTTATGTCCATCGCCACCGCGCCTGACGCCACCACCTCCGCACCCACCACGCATGCCGGGCGTTGGCTGGTGCTGAAATTCGGCGGAACCTCGGTGTCCAAACGCGAGCGCTGGGACACCATCGGCCGGCTGGCCGACGAGCGCGCCAGCCTCGAGCACGCCCGCGTGCTGGTGGTGGTGTCGGCGCTCTCCGGCGTCACCAACGAATTGCAGGCGATCGCCAATGGCGAGGACATCGCCGGCCGCATCGCCGCGCTCATCGCCCGCCACCGCGCATTCTGCGCGGATGAGCTTGGGATCGATCCCGATGCCGCGCTCGGCGAACGCCTGCGCGCGCTGCAAGCCTTGCGCGACGACCCGCGCGCGGCATCGCGTGCGCTCGACTGGCAGGCCGAAGTGCTGGGGCAGGGCGAGCTGCTGTCGTCCTCGCTCGGTGCGGCTTACCTGCGCGCGCAGGGGCTGGACTTCGGCTGGTGCGATGCGCGCGAGTGGCTGGATGCGGTGTCGCTGCCGAATGCCAGCGAGTGGGCGCAGCGGCTGTCAGTCAATTGCCGCTTCGAAGCCGACGCCGCACTGCGCGCACGCTTCGCCGCGCAGCCCGCGCGCCTGTTGCTGACCCAGGGCTTCATCGCACGGCATGGCGATGGCGGCACCGCGATCCTCGGTCGCGGCGGTTCGGATACCTCGGCGGCGTATTTCGGCGCGCTGCTGGGCGCATCGCGCGTCGAGATCTGGACCGACGTGCCCGGCATGTTCAGCGCCAACCCGCGCGAAGTGCCGGACGCGCGCCTGCTGACCCGGCTCGATTACGCCGAGGCGCAGGAAATCGCCACCACCGGCGCCAAGGTGCTGCATCCGCGTTCGATCAAGCCCTGCCGCGATGTCGGCGTGCCGATGCGCATCCTCGACACCAGCCGCCCGCAACTGCCGGGCACGCGGATCGAAGGCAGCGTGGCCGCGGTGCCCGGGGTCAAGGCGATCAGCCGCCGCAACGGCATCGTGCTGGTGTCGATGGAAAGCATCGGCATGTGGCAGCAGGTCGGCTTCCTCGCCGACGTGTTCGAGCGCTTCAAGCGCCACGGCCTGTCGGTGGACCTGATCGGTTCGTCCGAAACCAACGTGACCGTGTCGCTGGATCCGTCCGAGAACCTGGTCAGTACCGACGTGCTCGGCCGCCTTTCCGAAGACCTGGCGCAGGTGTGCCGGGTCAAGGTGATCGTGCCTTGCGCGGCGATCACCCTGGTCGGCCGCGGCATGCGTTCGCTGCTGCACAAGTTGTCCGAGGTCTGGGAGATGTTCGGCCGCGAACGGGTGCACCTGATCTCGCAGTCGTCGAACGACCTCAACCTCACCTTCGTGGTCGACGAAGCCGCCGCCGACGGCATGTTGCACAAGCTGCATGCGGAACTGATCGACAGCGGCGCGATGCCGGTGTACGAGACCCAGGTGTTCGGCCCGCGCTGGCGCGAGATCAACGGCAGCGTGCGTCCGCGCCCGGCGGCGTGGTGGCGTGCGCCGCACGAACGCACGCGCCTGCTCGAACTCGCCCGCCACGGCACCCCGCGTTACGCCTACCACCTGCCGACGGTGATCGAACGCGCGCGCCAGCTGCAGGCGATCGCTGCCGTCGACCGTCGCTACTACGCGATCAAGGCGAATTCGCATCCGGCGATCCTGCGCGCGCTGGCCGCGGAGGGCTTCGGCCTGGAATGCGTGTCGCAGGGCGAGGTCGAGCGCGTGTTCGACGCCGTGCCCGGTTTCGACCCGGCGCGCGTGCTGTTCACCCCCAGCTTCGCCCCGATCGGCGAATACGAAACCGCGTTCGCGCGCGGCATCACCGTGACCGTCGACAACGTGGAACTGTTGCGGCGTTGGCCCGGGGTGTTCCGCGGCCGCGCGCTGTGGCTGCGCATCGACCTCGGCCACGGCGACGGCCACCACGCCAAGGTCAATACCGGCGGCAAGGCATCGAAGTTCGGCCTGTCCGCGCAGCGGGTGGAGGAATTCGTCGAAGCGGCGCGCGCGCTGGACGTGCGCATCACCGGCGTGCACGCGCACCTGGGCAGCGGCATCGACAACAGCGCGCACTGGAAGGTCGTGGTCGACGAGCTCGCCGGTTTCGCGCGGCGGATCGGCAGCGTGGAGGTCATCGATATCGGCGGCGGCCTGCCGATCGCCTACAGCGACGATGACGAACCCTTCGACCTCGACGCCTGGGCGACCGGACTTGCCGCGATCAAGATCCTGCACCCGGCGTTCAAACTCGCCATCGAGCCCGGCCGCTTCCTGGTCGCCGAAGCCGGCGTTCTGCTGACGCATGCCACGCAAGTGATCGAGAAGGACGGCGTGCAGCGCGTCGGCCTGGATGCCGGCATGAACGCGCTGATCCGCCCCGCGCTGTACGACGCCTGGCACGACATCGCCAACCTGTCGCAGCTCGACGCCGCCTGCGACGTCGACTTCGACGTGGTCGGCCCGATCTGCGAATCCAGCGACGTGTTCGGCCAGCGGGTCAAGCTGCCCGCGACCACCGTGCCCGGCGACGTGATGCTGGTGGCCGATGCCGGCGCCTATGGCTTCTGCATGTCCAACGCATACAACCTGCGCGCGCTGCCCGCAGAGGACGTACTTGAATGAGTGAGTGGATGTTCCAGCGCGATGCGATCCGCGCGTTCCGTTTCGTGCGCTGCGCGTTCGATGCGCAGACCGGCGTCGCGCAATTGGTGTACGCCTTCGACGACGGCCCGGAGCTGGTCGAAACCGTCAGCGTGCCCGGCGCGCCGTTCGTCCTGGACGATGCGCGCGCGGCTGCGGCGGAGCGCGCGCTGCGCCTGCTGCACCTGATCGCGGGCGTCAGCTACTACAAGGCGGCGGTGCCGGAGGCCATCCGCATCGAGTCTTATGCCATCGATGCCGGAACCGCGGCCTTCCTCGACAGCGTCTATCTCAACGGACTCGGCGAGTTCGCCTATCGCAACGGCCTGAACCTGCACGGCCGGATCAAGTTCCCGGCGGCAGCGACGGCGGATGCGCCGGCGCCGGCGCTGGGCCTGTGCGAACACGCGCTGGTCGCGATCGGCGGCGGCAAGGATTCGCTGGTCAGCATCGAGGCGTTGCGCAATGCCGGCGTCGAACAGACCGTGACCTGGATCGGCGGCTCGCAATTGATCGCCGCCTGCGCCGCGCATACCGGCCTGCCCACGCTCAACCTGGGCCGCCAGCTGTCGCCGTTGCTGTTCGAGTTCAACCGCCTCGGCGCATGGAACGGCCATATCCCGGTGACCGCGGTGAACTCCGCGATCATGGCCTTCGCCGCGGTGTTGCTGGGCGTCGATCAGGTAGTGTTCTCCAACGAGCGTTCGGCCAGTTACGGGTCGATCATCCCGGGCACCGGCGAAGTGAACCACCAGTGGTCGAAGGGTTGGGCCTTCGAATCCGCGCTGGGCGACTGGCTGCAGCAGCACGTCGCCGCCGACCTGCATTACTACTCGCTGCTGCGGCCGATGAGCGAACTGGCGGTGGCCCGGCAGTTCGCCAAGGTCAGCCGCTACGACGCGCATTTTTCCAGCTGCAACCGCAATTTCCACATCATGGGCGAGCGCCCGACCAGCCGCTGGTGCGGGGTCTGCCCGAAGTGCCATTTCGTGTTCCTCGCGCTGGCGCCGTTCATGCCGAAGACGCGGCTGGTCGGGATCATCGGCCGCAACCTGCTGGACGATGTCGAGCAGACCGCCGGCTTCGATGCGCTGCTCGAGTACCAGGACCACAAGCCGTTCGAATGCGTCGGCGAGGGCCGCGAATCGCGCGCGGCGATGGCGGCCTTGGCCGCGCGTCCGGAGTGGCGCGAGGACGCGCTGGTCGAACGCTTCCGCCGCGAGATCGCGCCGCAGCTCGACGCATCCGAACTGCGTGTCGAACCGTTGCTGGTGATCGACGAGGAACATCGCATCCCGCCCGCGCTGTGGCAGAAGCTGCGTGACCAGTTCGCCGCTTGACCTGGCGTCGCTCGCAGGCAAGCGCGTCGCCCTGTGGGGCTGGGGGCGCGAAGGCCGCGCTGCCTACAACGCGCTGCGCGCGCGCCTGCCGCAGCAGCCGTTGACCCTGTTTTGCAGCGCGGAGGAAGCCGCGGATGCCATGGCCTTCGGCGATCCGTTGCTCGCCATCGAACACGAGGCCGGCGGCGAACGTCTGGCGGCATTCGAGATAGTGGTGAAGTCGCCCGGCATCAGTCCCAACAAGCCTGACGCCTTGTTCGCGGCGGCACGCGGCACGCGCTTCATCGGCGGCACCGCGCTCTGGTTCGGCGAACATGCCGGCGACGGCACCATGGCGCGCACGCTGTGCGTGACCGGCACCAAGGGCAAGAGCACCACGTCTTCGCTGCTGGCGCACCTGCTGCGTGCCGCGGGACTGCGCACCGCGCTGGCCGGCAATATCGGCCTGCCGTTGCTCGAGTTGCTCGACGCGCGCGCGGACGCCTGGGCGGTCGAGCTGTCCAGTTACCAGACCCGCGACGTGGCAGCGTCCGGCGCGCGGCCGGCCATCGCCATCGTCACCAACCTGTTCCCGGAACACCTGGACTGGCACGGCAGCGAGGCGCGCTACATCGAGGACAAGCTGGCACTGGTCACCGAGGCCAAGCCGCATGTCGCCGTGCTGAATGCCGCCGACCCTCGGCTCGCCGCATTGCAGCTGCCCGACAGCGACATCCGCTGGTACGGCGATGCGCGTGGCTGGCACCTGCGCGGCGATGCGCTGCATCGTGGCGACGCGTTCGTGATGGACACGGCCACGCTGCCGCTGCCGGGCCGGCACAACCGCAGCAACCTGTGCGCGGTGCTGACCGCGCTGGAAGCCTTCGGCCTGGATGCGCTGGCCTTGGCGCCGCATGCGGCGACGTTCCAGCCGCTGCCGAACCGCCTGCAACCGGTCGGCGAACGCGACGGCTTCCTCTACGTCAACGATTCGATCAGCACCACGCCGCATGCGACCTTGGCGGCGCTGGAGCTGTATCGCAGCCGGCCGGTGGCGGTGCTCATCGGCGGACACGACCGCGGCTTGCCGTGGGATGACTTCGCCGTGGCGATGCGCACGCAGGTGCCGCGCGCGATCGTCACCATGGGCCAGAACGGCCCGCGCATCCATGCATTGCTGGAACCTGTCGCCGCGACCACGGGTTTCGCGCTGCGCGCCGCGAACGACCTTGCCGACGCGATGGACCAGGCGCGTGCGGCGCTCCCGGATGGCGGCGTGGTGCTGCTCTCGCCGGGCGCGCCCAGCTTCGGTGCGTACAAGGATTACGTGGCGCGCGGCCGGCATTTCGCGCAGCTGGCCGGCTTCGATCCGGAGGCTATTTCCGGCATCACCGGGATGGGCATTGCCTGATTCACACAGGTTGAACCTGCGCCGGGTAGCGTGGGCGCACCACATCGAAGGAGATCGTCATGCGTCGCCTCGTGTTCGCCATCGGATTGCTGTTCGCCGCCACGCCCGTCTTCGCCAAGATGCAGGCCAAGCCGGTCGAATGGAGCGTGGGCCAGGAGCGTTTCAGCGGTTACGTGGTCTACGACGATGCAGCGAAGGCGAAGCGCCCCGGCTTGGTGATGGTGCCGAACTGGATGGGCGTGACCGACGACGCAGTCGCACGCGCCAAGGCCATCGCCGGCGACGATTACGTGGTGCTGGTCGCCGACGTCTGGGGCAAGGGCAAGCAACCGAAGGACAGCGCCGAAGCGGGCAAGTTCGCCGGCGCGCTGCGCGGCGAGGATCGCGGGCCGTTGCGCGCACGGATCGAGGCGGCGCTGGCCACGCTCAAGGCGCAGGCCGGCAAGGCGCCGCTGGATGCGTCGAAGCTCGGTGCATTCGGGTTCTGCTTCGGCGGTTCCACCGTGCTTGAACTCGCGCGCAGCGGTGCCGACGTGGCCGGCGTGGTCAGCCTGCACGGTGGTCTGGCGCCCGGGACGAAATCGCAGACCGCGGCTTCGATCAAGGCGCCGGTGCTGGTGCTGAACGGCGCCGACGACAAGGCCACGCCGGACGCGGACATCCTCGCGTTCGAGAAGGAAATGGACGCCGCCAGGGCCGACTGGCAGTTCGTCGACTTCAGCGGTGCGGTGCATTGCTTCGCCGAGCCGTCCGCCGGCAACGATCCGGCCAGCAATTGCCGTTACGACGCGCGCGCGGCGAAGCGCGCCTACCGGATGATGGACGACTTCTTCCGCGAGCGGTTCGCGGCGAAATGATCAGTGGTCGCGGCTGACCGAATACTGCGCAAGGCCGCGCAACGCGGCGGCATGCGCGTTGTCGCCGAGGGTCGCGAGGGCCGCTTCGGCATCGCGCGCGTACTGCAGCGCGCGTTCGCGGCTGTAGTCGAGGCTGCCGCAGGCATGGATGGCCGCCAGCACCTGCGGTAGCGCGTCGGTATCGCCTTGTTCGATCGCCTCGCGCAGCACCGCGCGGGTGGCCGCGTCGCTGTGCTGCATCGCATGGATCAGCGGCAGCGTCGCCTTGCCTTCGGCCAGGTCGTCGCCGAGGTTCTTGCCCAGCGTTTCCGCGTCGGACGCGTAGTCCAGCACGTCGTCGGCGATCTGGAAGGCGTAGCCCAGTGCCATGCCGTAGCGATGCAGCGCGTCGCAGGTCGCCGCATCCGCACCCGCGAGCAATGCGCCGAGGCGCGTGGCCGCCGCGAACAGCACCGCGGTCTTGCGCTCGATGACGCGCAAATAGGCGGCTTCGTCGGTGTCCGGGTTGCGCACGTGCAGCAGCTGCAGCACCTCGCCCTCGGCGATGGTGTTGGTGGTGTCGGCGAGGATCCGCATCACCTCCAGCCGGTCCAGTTCGACCATCAGCTGGAAGCTGCGCGAATACAGGAAGTCGCCGACCAGCACGCTGGCCGCGTTGCCCCAGACCGCGTTGGCGGTCTTGCGGCCGCGGCGCAGGTCGGATTCGTCGACCACGTCGTCGTGCAGCAGGGTGGCGGTGTGGATGAATTCGACCACCGCGGCCAGCTGGTGGGCGTCCGGTCCGCGATGCCCCAGCGCGCCGGCCGTGAGCAGCAGCAGCATCGGCCGCAGCCGCTTGCCGCCGGCGCCGATGATGTATTCGGCGACCTGGTTGATCAGCACCACGTCCGAGGCCAGCCGGCGGCGGATCAGGGCGTCCATCGCCGCCATTTCCGGCGCGGCCAGGGCCTGGATGGCGGGCAGGTCGAGCCGGGATGCGGGGGAAACGACGTTGTCGGGCATGGGGCAGGGGATCAGGGGAATGCGGAATTATAGGCTGCGCGCGATTTCCGGCCCGGGGGCGGGGAATCCCCCGACCCCGCGGTCCGGTGCAATCCGGCTGCCCGCGGGGGCGCTGGTATCATCTACTGCTGGTCGTCCGCTCCGGACGATGCGAAAGAAACGAGGAACGACATGGCACGCGGCGTCAACAAGGTGATCCTGCTCGGCAACCTGGGCAACGACCCGGACGTGAAGTACACCCAGGGCGGCATGGCCATCGCCACGCTGAGCGTGGCCACGACCTACTCGCGCAAGGACAAGGACGGCCAGTTCCAGGAAAAGACCGAGTGGCACCGGGTCAAGCTGTTCGGCAAGACCGCGGAAGTCGCCGGCGAATACCTGAAGAAGGGCCGCCAGGTCTACATCGAGGGCCGCATCGAGTACGGCTCGTACGAGAAGGACGGCGTCAAGCACTACACCACCGACATCATCGGCGAGGACATGCAGATGCTCGGCGGCGGCGATGGCCAGCGCGGCGGCGGCGAAGGCGGCGGCTACCAGCAGCGCAGCGGCGGTGGCGGCAATTACGGCAGCGGCGGCGATCGCCAGCAGCGTGCCCCGGCGCAGCGTCGCGACCCGGCAGCGGCCAAGCCGGCCAATTTCGACGACGTGCCGTTCGACGACGACATTCCGTTCTGATCGCGATTTCGCAGGGACGCTGACGCATGACGACCTGGCTGGTCACCGGCGGCGCCGGCTTCATCGGCGGCAATTTCGTGCTGGGCGCGGTGGGCGACGGCATCCGGGTGGTGAACCTGGATGCGCTGACCTATGCCGGCAACCGCGACACCCTGGCCTCGCTGGATGGCGACGCCAACCATGTGTTCGTGCACGGCGACATCGGCGATCGCGCGCTGGTGGCGAAGCTGTTGGCCGAGCATCGCCCGGACGCGGTGGTGAATTTCGCCGCGGAAAGCCATGTCGATCGTTCCATCGACGGCCCGGCGGCGTTCATCCAGACCAATGTGGTCGGCACGCTGGCCTTGCTGGAGGCGGTGCGCGATCACTGGAAGTCGCTGGAAGGCGAGGCGAAGCAGGCGTTCCGTTTCCTGCACGTCTCCACCGACGAGGTCTACGGCACGCTGGGCGAAACCGGCAAGTTCAGCGAGACCACCCCGTACGCGCCGAACTCGCCGTACTCGGCATCGAAGGCCGCGTCCGACCACCTGGTCCGCGCCTTCCACCACACCTACGGCCTGCCCACGCTGACCACCAATTGCAGCAACAACTACGGTCCGTACCACTTCCCGGAAAAGCTCATCCCGCTGGTGATCGCCAAGGCGCTGGCTGGCGAACCGCTGCCGGTGTACGGCGACGGCAAGCAGGTGCGCGACTGGCTGTTCGTGAGCGACCACTGCGAGGCGATCCGCACCGTGCTGGCCAGGGGCCGCGTGGGCGAGACCTACAATGTCGGCGGCAATGCGGAGAAGCAGAACATCGAGGTGGTGAAGGCGATCTGCGCGCTGCTCGACCAGCGCCGCCCGCGCGAGGACGGGCAACCGCGCGAATCGCAGATCGCCTACGTCGCCGATCGCCCGGGCCACGATCGCCGTTACGCGATCGATGCATCGAAGCTGCGCGACGAACTGGGCTGGGAGCCGAAATACGATTTCGAGCGCGGCATCGCCGAAACCATCGACTGGTACCTCGACCACCAGGACTGGGTGAAGCGCGTGCTCGACGGTTCGTATCGCCTTGAGCGGATCGGAGCCGCCGCATGAGCGCGACGCAACGCAAGGGCATTATCCTCGCCGGCGGTTCCGGCACCCGGCTGTATCCGATCACCCAGGCGATCAGCAAGCAGCTGTTGCCGGTGTACGACAAGCCGATGGTCTATTACCCGCTCAGCGTGTTGATGCTGGCCGGCATCCGCGAAGTGCTGGTGATCAATACCCCGCACGAGCAGGCGCTGTTCCGCAACCTGCTGGGCGATGGTTCGCAGTGGGGCATGAAGATCGAGTACGCCGCGCAGCCGAGCCCGGACGGGCTGGCGCAGGCCTTCCTGATCGGCCGCGACTTCCTTGCCGGCGGCCCGAGTTGCCTGGTCCTCGGCGACAACATCTTCTATGGCCACGGCCTGACCGAACTGCTGCAACGCGCGGATGCGCGCGAGCAGGGCGCCACCGTGTTCGGTTACTGGGTGCGCGATCCCGAGCGTTACGGCGTGGCCGAGTTCGATGCCTCCGGCAAGGTGGTCGGGCTGGAAGAGAAGCCGGCAAAACCCAAGTCCAACTATGCGGTCACCGGCCTGTACTTCTACGACGGCCGCGCCAGCGACTTCGCCGCCGGGCTGAAACCGTCGCCGCGCGGCGAGCTCGAAATCACCGACCTCAATCGTTGCTACCTCGACGACGATTCGCTGCAGCTGGAGAAGATGGGCCGCGGTTACGCCTGGCTGGATACCGGCACCCACGAGTCGCTGGTCGAGGCCTCGACCTACATCGAGACCATCGAGAAACGGCAGGGCCTGCGCGTGTGCTGCCCGGAGGAGATCGCCTTCCACAACGGCTGGATCGACGCCGAGCAGCTGCGCGCGTTGGCGATGCCGTTGGCCAAGAACGGCTATGGCCAGTACCTGCTGAGCCTGCTCGAGCACGGCCGCATCGAGTGAGCCCAAACGCATGAAACTGATCGAAACCGGCTTGCCGGGCTGCGTGATGATCGAGCCGGCGGTGTACGGCGACGAGCGCGGCCATTTCTACGAAGGCTGGAACGCCGCGCGCTTCGCCGAACACGGGCTGCCCACGCAATTCGTGCAGCACAACGTCTCGCGCTCCCAGCGCGGCGTGTTGCGCGGCCTGCATTACCAGTGGCCCGGCAACGTGCAGGGCAAGCTGGTGAGCGTGCTGGAAGGCGAGGTCTACGATGTCGCCGTCGACATCCGCCGCGGTTCGCCGACCTACGGCCGGCATGCGGCAGCGATCCTGAGCGCGGACAACAAGCGTCATTTCTGGATTCCGGAAGGCTTCGCGCACGGATTCCTGGTGCTGAGCGAGACCGCGGTGTTCACCTACCTGTGCACCGCGCCCTACGACCGCGCCAGCGACAATTCGCTGCGCTGGGACGATCCGCAACTGGCGATCGACTGGCCGCTGGCCGAGGTCTCGCTGTCGGGCAAGGACGCCATCGCGCCGTTGCTGGCCGAGATGCCGGCCGAACGCCTGCCGCTCTACATCGCATGAAACTGCTGCTGCTCGGCGGCAACGGGCAGGTCGGCCGCGAACTGCGGCGCAGCCTGCCGCAGCTGGGCGAGATCGTGGTCGCCACCCGCGATGGCGCCGAAGCCGACGCGATCGCGGATTTCGATGCGCCGGAATCGCTGGCGGCATTGATCGCACGGGTCGCGCCGGATGTGGTGGTGAATGCCGCCGCCTATACCGCCGTCGACAAGGCCGAAAGCGATGCCGATGCGGCGTTCCGCATCAATGCCGAAGCCTCGGCTGCAGTGGCCGGTGCATGCGCCGCATCCGGTGCATTGCTGGTGCATTACTCGACCGACTACGTTTTCGATGGCAGCGCCACCCGGCCGTACCGCGAGGACGATGCCACCTCGCCGCTGGGCGTCTATGGCGCCAGCAAGCTCGCCGGCGAAGCCGCCATCCGCGCCAGCGGCGCGCGCCACGCGATCCTGCGCACGGCCTGGGTGTATGCATCGCACGGCAAGAACTTCCTGCTGACCATGCTGCGATTGGCGAGTGAACGCGACGAACTGCGCGTGGTCGCCGACCAGGTCGGCG
Above is a genomic segment from Thermomonas aquatica containing:
- a CDS encoding dienelactone hydrolase family protein, which encodes MRRLVFAIGLLFAATPVFAKMQAKPVEWSVGQERFSGYVVYDDAAKAKRPGLVMVPNWMGVTDDAVARAKAIAGDDYVVLVADVWGKGKQPKDSAEAGKFAGALRGEDRGPLRARIEAALATLKAQAGKAPLDASKLGAFGFCFGGSTVLELARSGADVAGVVSLHGGLAPGTKSQTAASIKAPVLVLNGADDKATPDADILAFEKEMDAARADWQFVDFSGAVHCFAEPSAGNDPASNCRYDARAAKRAYRMMDDFFRERFAAK
- the murL gene encoding UDP-N-acetyl-alpha-D-muramoyl-L-alanyl-L-glutamate epimerase, whose product is MSEWMFQRDAIRAFRFVRCAFDAQTGVAQLVYAFDDGPELVETVSVPGAPFVLDDARAAAAERALRLLHLIAGVSYYKAAVPEAIRIESYAIDAGTAAFLDSVYLNGLGEFAYRNGLNLHGRIKFPAAATADAPAPALGLCEHALVAIGGGKDSLVSIEALRNAGVEQTVTWIGGSQLIAACAAHTGLPTLNLGRQLSPLLFEFNRLGAWNGHIPVTAVNSAIMAFAAVLLGVDQVVFSNERSASYGSIIPGTGEVNHQWSKGWAFESALGDWLQQHVAADLHYYSLLRPMSELAVARQFAKVSRYDAHFSSCNRNFHIMGERPTSRWCGVCPKCHFVFLALAPFMPKTRLVGIIGRNLLDDVEQTAGFDALLEYQDHKPFECVGEGRESRAAMAALAARPEWREDALVERFRREIAPQLDASELRVEPLLVIDEEHRIPPALWQKLRDQFAA
- a CDS encoding PhzF family phenazine biosynthesis protein translates to MSQRRYVQLDVFASRAGAGNPLAVVLDAEGLDDAQMQAIAKWTRLPETTFVLPPVSDDATHRIRIFSPRREVPFAGHPSVGTAHALLDAGLAAPRDGLLVQDGIAGKLPLKVVGEGSERTIAVRTPRARVQEIATPDDPRLRDALAGLQLGTLPPVLMDGGRRWWLAELANETELRNAQPNWNAIVELANATESMGLFVYARSDDPVYYYAVRAFVGAPAQFEDAASGAANATLAAWLAERGALPDLPGGFYRVSQGREVGHDAIIELSIDADGDVWSGGRAVAVVTGTLDWPG
- the murD gene encoding UDP-N-acetylmuramoyl-L-alanine--D-glutamate ligase, which translates into the protein MTSSPLDLASLAGKRVALWGWGREGRAAYNALRARLPQQPLTLFCSAEEAADAMAFGDPLLAIEHEAGGERLAAFEIVVKSPGISPNKPDALFAAARGTRFIGGTALWFGEHAGDGTMARTLCVTGTKGKSTTSSLLAHLLRAAGLRTALAGNIGLPLLELLDARADAWAVELSSYQTRDVAASGARPAIAIVTNLFPEHLDWHGSEARYIEDKLALVTEAKPHVAVLNAADPRLAALQLPDSDIRWYGDARGWHLRGDALHRGDAFVMDTATLPLPGRHNRSNLCAVLTALEAFGLDALALAPHAATFQPLPNRLQPVGERDGFLYVNDSISTTPHATLAALELYRSRPVAVLIGGHDRGLPWDDFAVAMRTQVPRAIVTMGQNGPRIHALLEPVAATTGFALRAANDLADAMDQARAALPDGGVVLLSPGAPSFGAYKDYVARGRHFAQLAGFDPEAISGITGMGIA
- a CDS encoding bifunctional aspartate kinase/diaminopimelate decarboxylase, which encodes MSIATAPDATTSAPTTHAGRWLVLKFGGTSVSKRERWDTIGRLADERASLEHARVLVVVSALSGVTNELQAIANGEDIAGRIAALIARHRAFCADELGIDPDAALGERLRALQALRDDPRAASRALDWQAEVLGQGELLSSSLGAAYLRAQGLDFGWCDAREWLDAVSLPNASEWAQRLSVNCRFEADAALRARFAAQPARLLLTQGFIARHGDGGTAILGRGGSDTSAAYFGALLGASRVEIWTDVPGMFSANPREVPDARLLTRLDYAEAQEIATTGAKVLHPRSIKPCRDVGVPMRILDTSRPQLPGTRIEGSVAAVPGVKAISRRNGIVLVSMESIGMWQQVGFLADVFERFKRHGLSVDLIGSSETNVTVSLDPSENLVSTDVLGRLSEDLAQVCRVKVIVPCAAITLVGRGMRSLLHKLSEVWEMFGRERVHLISQSSNDLNLTFVVDEAAADGMLHKLHAELIDSGAMPVYETQVFGPRWREINGSVRPRPAAWWRAPHERTRLLELARHGTPRYAYHLPTVIERARQLQAIAAVDRRYYAIKANSHPAILRALAAEGFGLECVSQGEVERVFDAVPGFDPARVLFTPSFAPIGEYETAFARGITVTVDNVELLRRWPGVFRGRALWLRIDLGHGDGHHAKVNTGGKASKFGLSAQRVEEFVEAARALDVRITGVHAHLGSGIDNSAHWKVVVDELAGFARRIGSVEVIDIGGGLPIAYSDDDEPFDLDAWATGLAAIKILHPAFKLAIEPGRFLVAEAGVLLTHATQVIEKDGVQRVGLDAGMNALIRPALYDAWHDIANLSQLDAACDVDFDVVGPICESSDVFGQRVKLPATTVPGDVMLVADAGAYGFCMSNAYNLRALPAEDVLE
- a CDS encoding PhzF family phenazine biosynthesis protein; the encoded protein is MPRRYVQLDVFASRPGTGNPLGAVLDAEGLDTASMQAIAAWLNLSETVFFLPPDAGADYRIRIFTPGSELPFAGHPSVGAAWLATTHGLATPRDGRLVQQCAAGLLPAEVHGDPLRPGIRLRSPRGRLLDASPGTLPAELAAIAQAGHAVELWNNGPSWWLVEAASAEQLRSLKPDFGAIADWTDATSATGVALFAFETASEHELAVRAFCPGDAVNVPEDPVTGSANALIAARLHREGRLPGQDGRYVASQGRELGRDGRVALQVDAEGDVWIGGEVQQVIAGTLDW